Genomic window (Tissierellales bacterium):
TAAAAATAATCTTGACTCGTAAACTCTTTTTTCATAATTTACGCCCCTTCTCTAGGTGTATTCCCCTATTTTTGCCTCCGGTTTGCCTACATAATATCCTTGTACGTAATCAACCTCCAATTTCTTGAGCACTTCAAAGACTTCTTCTGACTCAACATATTCTGCTACCACTTTTATTCCAAGTGCATATGCCAAGTCTCTAAATGCCTTCACTATATAATAATTTTCTCTATTCATACTTATATCTCTTACAAAAACTCCATCTATTTTCAAATAATCAAGACTCAATTGCTTCAAGTAATTTGTATTTGAGAATCCTGTTCCAAAATCGTCAATCGAAAACTCAAAACCATATTGCTTGTATTTTTGAACCATTTCTCTAACTATACCCAAATTTTCAATTGATTGAGTCTCTGTTATTTCAAATGTGACATCAGATGGATCTATATTCTCTTGTGCTACAAATTTCGTCAACCCCTCCATAAATTCTATATTGAGGTCCTTTGTTGACAAGTTTATGGAAAGTTTTATATTTTCATCATGATTTTCATCGTATAACTTTTTGTCATGTAGTGCTTTTTTTATAACCATTTCATCTATTTTTTCTATGACTCCAATTTTCTCTGCAAGTATTATAAATGGAAATGGCGACATGTATTCTCCAAATTCCTCTACCCTCATTAGAACTTCGTACTTGTCAACTCTATCTTTTTTCAAGTCATAAATGGGTTGATAAAATGGTACTATTCTCTCTTCTTTGAGTGCACTTAATAGACGCATTCTAATATACGCTTCTTCATCTAGCTCTTTTAGCACATCTGTACAATCTTCTATAATTACCATCTTTCCACTATGCTTGATTTTCTTTAACTCGCTTCCTGCAATTTTCATCAACCTATCAACATTAAATTCTTTAACTTTGAATTTAATCATCACAGCTTTTGAATGAACTTCTAATTTTTCTTTTGCTTGATTTGTAAATGCATTGTTGAAATATCCAAATATTGATTCTGCGCTTTCTAGTAACTTATCCTGCTGCATATCATCCATGACTATGATATATTCATTTCTCTGAATTACAAATACCTCGCTTTTCTTGCCAAGTTTAGTTCTAATATATCTTGAAAAATCCTTGTACTTTTTAACTTCATCTTCGATATTACTATGACTGTAATACCTTATATCTCTGATTTTAACAAACAAAATATCATGTTTCTTATTTTTGCTCTTCTTAAACCACCTTCTAAAATAAATCATCGAGTAAAATCCAGTTTCACTATCTCTATAAGTCGTTTCATAATAATACATAAAAAACAATGCACTGAGTAATACTATTATGATAGTGTATATTCCAAAACTTCCAGTAGAATACTCCACTATATCACTTCTGAAATCTTTTGTATTAACTGCAGAAAACAATATAGCATTATGATAATTTAAGTGTTGATAATAAGCTAGTATCCTGTCTTGATCTATGGTATATTCTATATATCCTGAATCTTTTTCCAATATATCATTCCAATAGTCTTCTAGCTCTTCAAGAGGAACTTCAAAATCTATCAATTGGAAGAAATTCTTTCCTAAATCCTTCTCATCTGGATGTGTCATCATAAATCCATTCGAATCCACCATATACTGATAAATGCCATCTCTATCTTGTGCTATTACTACTTCTCTATAAAAATCACTAGGTCTCAAATCCAAAATAGCTATATACTCTTTGTCGTAATTTGTCTTTGTCCTATATGAAATAGTAAGCAAAAAATCATTTGTAAACAAGTCATTGTATAGTGGTGTGAGTAGCAACTCATATTCATCACCGCTTTCAATAAACCAAGGCCTTTTTCTCATAGATTCAACATCAAAATCATGAATTTCATTTCTCGCTATCAATTTCTCTTTTTGCAAATCGTATACATAAAAATCGTCGCTATATCTCAAACTCTCTGCTTGATTTCTCAAAAATTCTTGAATCTGCTCAAATGTCAATTCTTTCTGCCCGATGTAATTTGCTATTCGCTTTAGGCTCTGAGCAACGCTACTATATGATCTTTCAAATTCATTTTTTGTGTGATTAGTATTTATTTCAAGCTGCTCATATATGGAACTTTCATACTGATTTTTGTTGTGCTGATATGTGTAAAAAATCCCAACTACGATTGCTAAGATAAGTCCCACTATGAGTATTTCGTAACGAATTTTTTTATTCATAAGCTCCTCCTACTAAGTACTATTACCATTATATCCAAATTTGGACTATATTAATCTCTATTTTATGGGTAAAATAATAATTAGAAAAGGAGGTTTTAATTATGCTTTATAAAAAATTTGGCAACACAGACGAATCTATAAGTATTTTGGGATTTGGATGTATGAGGCTCCCTGTTTTAAACGACGATGTGTCTCAAATTGATGAAAAAGAAGCTATTCACATGATTAGACATGCTATAGACCAGGGAGTTAATTACATCGATACCGCATATCCATATCACATGAAAATGAGTGAACCATTAGTTGGAAAAGCCCTTGAAGATGGCTACAGAGAAAAAATATACTTGGCTACTAAATTGCCTAGTTGGTTAATCAAGTCACCTGAAGATTTTGATTTATACTTAAACGAACAACTAGAAAAATTACAAACAGACCATATTGATTTCTATTTGGTTCACGCTCTAAATAAAAGTTTCTGGGAAAACCTATTGAAACATGGATTATTCGACTTTTTGGATAGAATAAAAGCTGAAGGTAAAGTTAAATACATCGGTTTTTCATTCCACGACGAATTACCTTTATTTAAGGAACTAGTAGATTCATACCCTTGGACATTCTGCCAAATTCAATACAATTTCTTGGATAGAGACTATCAAGCTGGAGAAAAGGGATTAGCATACGCTCACAATAAAGGTCTTGCTACTATAATTATGGAACCTCTAAGAGGTGGTTTCTTTACTCGAAATGTTCCAAAAGAAATTCAAAATAAATGGAACGAAGCTGAAGTAAAAAGGAGCCCTGCTGAATGGGGATTTAAATTCCTTTGGAATAACCCTATGATCAATTTAGTACTAAGCGGCATGACTACTCTAGAACAGGTAGATGAAAACATCAGAGTAGCTAGTGAAACAAAACCTCATTCACTAACTGAAAGCGAAGTACAATTGATAGATGAAGTTTCAAATATTTATCATGACCGCATAGCCGTGGATTGTACTAATTGTAAATATTGTATGCCTTGTCCTTACAATGTAAATATTCCGGGTAGTTTTGAACACCTAAATCAAGCATCTATGTTTGAAGATATAGAACATACTAGAAAGCAATATAGGACGTTTATAGGCGACAAGCATTTTGCATCACTATGTGTTGAATGCGGTAAATGTGAAAAAGCATGTCCTCAAAATATTCCTATAAGAGAAAAGCTAAAAGAAGTAGTAAAACTTCTGGAAAACAAATAACCAATTTGTTTTTGTGGCCTTAAAATGTAAAACAGCTGATAGCGAGATTATAATCAAAATCTCTCTATCAGCTGTTTTTATCATTTTAAATTAAAATCGCAAAATTACTATCTTTTAAGCTATATTGACCAAAAATCTCTCACTTCTAAAGTAGACGAATTTAATCTTGAAAAAATACAAAATCATTTTTGCCTGCATATTTTACATTGTATAGTGCAATATCTGCCTTCTTCAATAGAGTAGTGTAATCACTACCATCTCTTGGATATCTACTTACACCTATACTTGCACTGATTTTAAACATATGCTCGTCTATTCTATATTCTTTCGCTACTTCAATTTTTAACTTTTCCAATTTAGATATCAATTTGTTCATGGAATCATCTATAGGATAGGCAACTGCAAACTCATCGCCACCCATTCTAGCCGCAAAATCTTCCTTTCCAAGAAGAAGTAACAATCTACTCGCAACTTCTTTTAGCAATTCATCTCCA
Coding sequences:
- a CDS encoding aldo/keto reductase, whose translation is MLYKKFGNTDESISILGFGCMRLPVLNDDVSQIDEKEAIHMIRHAIDQGVNYIDTAYPYHMKMSEPLVGKALEDGYREKIYLATKLPSWLIKSPEDFDLYLNEQLEKLQTDHIDFYLVHALNKSFWENLLKHGLFDFLDRIKAEGKVKYIGFSFHDELPLFKELVDSYPWTFCQIQYNFLDRDYQAGEKGLAYAHNKGLATIIMEPLRGGFFTRNVPKEIQNKWNEAEVKRSPAEWGFKFLWNNPMINLVLSGMTTLEQVDENIRVASETKPHSLTESEVQLIDEVSNIYHDRIAVDCTNCKYCMPCPYNVNIPGSFEHLNQASMFEDIEHTRKQYRTFIGDKHFASLCVECGKCEKACPQNIPIREKLKEVVKLLENK
- a CDS encoding EAL domain-containing protein, with translation MNKKIRYEILIVGLILAIVVGIFYTYQHNKNQYESSIYEQLEINTNHTKNEFERSYSSVAQSLKRIANYIGQKELTFEQIQEFLRNQAESLRYSDDFYVYDLQKEKLIARNEIHDFDVESMRKRPWFIESGDEYELLLTPLYNDLFTNDFLLTISYRTKTNYDKEYIAILDLRPSDFYREVVIAQDRDGIYQYMVDSNGFMMTHPDEKDLGKNFFQLIDFEVPLEELEDYWNDILEKDSGYIEYTIDQDRILAYYQHLNYHNAILFSAVNTKDFRSDIVEYSTGSFGIYTIIIVLLSALFFMYYYETTYRDSETGFYSMIYFRRWFKKSKNKKHDILFVKIRDIRYYSHSNIEDEVKKYKDFSRYIRTKLGKKSEVFVIQRNEYIIVMDDMQQDKLLESAESIFGYFNNAFTNQAKEKLEVHSKAVMIKFKVKEFNVDRLMKIAGSELKKIKHSGKMVIIEDCTDVLKELDEEAYIRMRLLSALKEERIVPFYQPIYDLKKDRVDKYEVLMRVEEFGEYMSPFPFIILAEKIGVIEKIDEMVIKKALHDKKLYDENHDENIKLSINLSTKDLNIEFMEGLTKFVAQENIDPSDVTFEITETQSIENLGIVREMVQKYKQYGFEFSIDDFGTGFSNTNYLKQLSLDYLKIDGVFVRDISMNRENYYIVKAFRDLAYALGIKVVAEYVESEEVFEVLKKLEVDYVQGYYVGKPEAKIGEYT